One Bacteroidales bacterium DNA window includes the following coding sequences:
- a CDS encoding NUDIX domain-containing protein, with product MVSMPQKYEVFFNRRPVIITSDPDEGKDASLYFRFTGRKELLKILRLFEKYEDIPSLTIFHPNFKDLRKALKSCFRIIKAAGGLVRNRQGDILFILRNGIWDLPKGKLERGETYQEGALREVSEECGIKGLSHAQRLTTTFHVYRLNGKPVLKKTIWFTMEMNGNSDTKPLTIEGITEVRWFAPSGLQEPLSNTYPNIELVLKKAGII from the coding sequence ATGGTTTCCATGCCCCAAAAGTATGAAGTTTTTTTTAACCGGCGTCCGGTGATTATTACCAGTGACCCGGATGAAGGCAAAGATGCATCCTTGTATTTCCGGTTCACCGGACGGAAGGAACTTCTGAAAATTCTGCGTTTGTTCGAAAAATATGAGGATATTCCCTCTCTCACCATCTTTCATCCGAATTTTAAAGACCTCCGCAAAGCGCTGAAATCCTGCTTCAGGATCATCAAGGCTGCCGGAGGATTGGTCAGAAACCGGCAGGGAGACATCCTGTTCATTCTTCGGAACGGGATTTGGGATCTCCCAAAGGGAAAACTGGAACGCGGGGAAACCTACCAGGAGGGCGCTCTCCGTGAAGTATCCGAAGAATGTGGAATAAAGGGACTCTCTCACGCTCAGCGCCTGACAACCACTTTTCATGTTTACCGTCTTAACGGCAAACCTGTTCTGAAAAAAACCATCTGGTTTACCATGGAGATGAACGGGAATTCCGACACAAAACCTTTGACCATCGAGGGCATTACAGAAGTCAGATGGTTTGCCCCCTCCGGTCTGCAGGAGCCCTTGTCAAATACTTATCCCAATATTGAGCTGGTACTGAAAAAAGCCGGAATTATCTGA
- the recJ gene encoding single-stranded-DNA-specific exonuclease RecJ, producing the protein MPMINKNWIIKEHGNEDDVRRLAEQLGMEKPIANLLVQRGIKTFEEAKAFFRPSLENLHDPFLMKDMEKAVGRIENAIKNREKVLIYGDYDVDGTTAVAMLYLFFKNRFAAIDYYIPDRYTEGYGISLRGIDYAASKGMSLIIALDCGIKAVEKVEYARRKGVEFIICDHHEAGETIPAAVAVLDPKRPDCAYPYKELSGCGVGFKLLQAFAQRNKIPFSELEEFLDLVSVSIASDIVPVTGENRILTYFGLKKLNSSPRTGLKAIIKVAGIDGREITVEDVVFKIGPRINAAGRIESGKHSVDLLISEDPLTALDISDQINGLNSTRRNIDGTITQEALQILQNDKKLAGRKTTVLFNPAWHKGVIGIVASRLIEHYYRPTVILTESNGFVTGSARSVPGFDLYHALEQCADLLENFGGHMYAAGVTMRKEALQAFINRFEQVVSETIEPGLLIPILEIDTELKLKEITPRLYRILKQFEPFGPGNMNPVFITEDVALYNGDARIVGSSGGHLKLTLIQDGCPACISGIAFNMAHYYDEIKDGRAFDICYSLDENTYRDVTTIQLKIRDIKTY; encoded by the coding sequence ATTCCCATGATTAATAAGAACTGGATAATAAAAGAACATGGAAATGAGGATGACGTCAGACGGTTAGCAGAGCAGCTCGGGATGGAGAAACCTATTGCCAATCTGTTGGTTCAGAGGGGGATTAAGACCTTTGAGGAGGCAAAAGCCTTCTTTCGTCCTTCCCTCGAAAACCTGCATGATCCTTTTTTAATGAAGGACATGGAAAAGGCGGTCGGACGTATTGAAAACGCAATTAAAAACCGCGAGAAGGTCCTCATTTACGGCGACTACGATGTCGACGGTACAACGGCTGTTGCCATGTTGTACCTTTTTTTCAAGAATCGCTTTGCTGCCATTGACTATTACATCCCCGACCGTTATACGGAAGGATACGGTATTTCTCTTCGGGGGATTGATTATGCCGCCTCGAAGGGGATGTCGCTTATCATAGCACTCGATTGCGGAATTAAGGCGGTTGAAAAGGTTGAGTATGCCAGAAGGAAAGGAGTAGAGTTCATTATCTGCGATCACCACGAGGCTGGAGAGACCATACCGGCGGCTGTGGCTGTACTGGACCCGAAACGTCCCGATTGTGCCTACCCGTATAAGGAACTTTCGGGCTGCGGTGTGGGGTTTAAACTGCTTCAGGCTTTTGCCCAGCGGAATAAAATTCCTTTTTCCGAACTGGAAGAGTTTCTGGATCTTGTGAGCGTCAGCATCGCTTCGGATATTGTGCCTGTGACGGGCGAAAACCGCATACTTACTTATTTTGGCCTGAAAAAGCTGAACAGTTCGCCCCGTACCGGCCTTAAAGCCATCATCAAAGTGGCCGGAATCGATGGCAGGGAAATCACGGTTGAGGATGTGGTATTTAAAATCGGCCCGCGGATTAATGCTGCCGGACGGATTGAATCAGGAAAACATTCGGTGGACCTGCTCATAAGTGAAGATCCTTTGACAGCCCTCGACATCAGTGATCAGATCAACGGGCTGAACAGCACCCGCCGGAATATTGACGGAACCATTACCCAGGAAGCCCTGCAGATTCTTCAGAACGATAAAAAACTTGCGGGCAGAAAAACTACGGTACTCTTCAATCCGGCATGGCACAAGGGAGTGATTGGCATAGTGGCTTCCAGGCTTATTGAACACTATTACCGGCCTACGGTGATTCTTACCGAGTCCAATGGCTTTGTTACCGGTTCAGCCCGTTCGGTACCAGGGTTTGACCTGTACCATGCGCTGGAACAATGTGCCGATTTGCTGGAGAATTTTGGCGGCCATATGTATGCGGCCGGTGTAACCATGCGGAAAGAGGCCCTTCAGGCCTTTATTAACCGGTTCGAACAGGTGGTAAGCGAAACCATCGAACCGGGGTTGCTGATACCTATCCTTGAAATAGATACGGAACTGAAACTGAAAGAAATTACTCCGAGGTTGTACCGTATTCTTAAGCAGTTCGAGCCCTTTGGCCCCGGAAACATGAATCCTGTTTTTATTACCGAAGATGTTGCTCTTTACAACGGGGATGCCAGGATTGTCGGTTCATCCGGTGGTCACCTCAAGCTGACCCTGATTCAGGACGGTTGCCCAGCCTGTATTTCCGGAATAGCCTTCAATATGGCACATTATTATGATGAAATCAAGGACGGGCGGGCCTTTGATATTTGTTACTCTCTCGATGAAAACACCTACCGTGATGTTACCACAATTCAATTAAAGATCAGAGATATCAAAACGTACTGA
- the lipB gene encoding lipoyl(octanoyl) transferase LipB, which produces MYEVIYTDLGRKDYKETWDLQEETLRKMSEKKLQGETSPGHLYFVEHNHVYTLGKSGSRNNLLIGDEFLRQIDAVFYQINRGGDITYHGPGQIVGYPVFDLDRLGILVKRYVYLLEESVIQTLQHFSVKAERLTGATGVWIDAADSSRARKICAIGVRVSRGITMHGFAFNVNTNLDYFHYINPCGFTDKGVTSMEKELGEIQDFNYVKNVLRQKIQTVFELTFV; this is translated from the coding sequence ATGTATGAGGTAATTTATACCGATCTGGGCCGAAAGGACTATAAAGAAACCTGGGATCTGCAGGAAGAAACCCTGAGGAAAATGAGCGAAAAGAAACTTCAGGGCGAGACCTCTCCCGGTCATTTGTATTTTGTGGAACACAATCATGTTTATACACTGGGTAAAAGCGGTTCCCGCAATAACCTGCTCATTGGCGATGAGTTTCTGCGGCAGATTGATGCCGTGTTTTATCAGATCAACAGGGGTGGGGATATTACTTATCACGGGCCCGGTCAGATAGTTGGTTATCCTGTATTTGACCTCGACCGGCTTGGTATTCTGGTAAAACGTTATGTATACCTTCTTGAAGAATCGGTTATTCAAACCTTGCAGCATTTTTCTGTGAAGGCAGAAAGGCTGACCGGAGCTACGGGCGTTTGGATCGATGCCGCTGATTCTTCCCGTGCACGCAAAATCTGCGCTATCGGCGTCAGAGTAAGCCGGGGAATTACCATGCACGGTTTTGCCTTTAATGTGAATACAAATCTCGATTATTTTCACTACATTAACCCCTGCGGATTTACCGATAAAGGAGTAACTTCCATGGAGAAGGAACTCGGTGAAATTCAGGATTTTAATTATGTAAAGAATGTCCTTCGACAAAAGATACAAACCGTATTTGAACTCACTTTTGTTTGA
- the lipA gene encoding lipoyl synthase yields MNNNTSPRRRLPPWLKMRRASGETYSKVRNLVDRNHLHTICTSGNCPNIGECWSRGTATFMILGDICTRSCKFCGVATGRPNPPDPEEPLKIARAIHTMQLKHCVITSVDRDDLPDGGAAFWAETIRAVKTMNPGVTMEVLIPDFRGNTDSLDRVIEAGPDVISHNLETVRRLTPLIRSVARYDVSLSVLKYIASKGITAKSGIMLGLGETLPEVLETMDDLLAAGCSVMTIGQYLAPTASHLPVAEYVKPEVFEDLARIALEKGFRAVESGPLVRSSYHAEKHIVGSEKTIQNV; encoded by the coding sequence GTGAATAACAATACCTCACCCCGGCGCCGGTTGCCTCCCTGGCTCAAAATGCGAAGGGCTTCAGGAGAAACGTACTCAAAAGTGCGGAATCTGGTCGACCGGAACCATCTTCATACCATCTGTACGAGCGGCAATTGCCCCAATATCGGCGAATGCTGGAGCAGAGGAACGGCCACTTTTATGATCCTGGGCGATATCTGTACACGGAGCTGTAAATTCTGCGGTGTGGCAACGGGAAGGCCCAATCCTCCTGATCCGGAAGAGCCGTTAAAAATTGCCCGGGCCATCCATACCATGCAATTGAAGCATTGCGTTATTACCTCGGTCGACAGGGATGATCTTCCTGACGGTGGCGCTGCATTCTGGGCTGAAACAATTCGTGCCGTGAAAACCATGAATCCTGGCGTTACCATGGAAGTGCTTATTCCCGATTTCCGGGGGAATACCGACAGCCTGGACCGGGTTATTGAAGCGGGGCCTGATGTGATTTCGCATAACCTGGAAACGGTAAGAAGGCTAACCCCTCTCATCCGCAGTGTTGCCCGTTATGATGTAAGCCTGTCGGTTTTGAAATATATAGCATCAAAAGGAATCACAGCCAAGTCAGGAATCATGCTGGGACTGGGGGAAACCCTGCCCGAAGTGCTGGAGACTATGGACGACCTGCTCGCAGCCGGGTGTTCAGTAATGACCATCGGACAGTATCTGGCACCTACGGCCAGTCATCTTCCTGTGGCCGAATACGTTAAGCCTGAAGTTTTTGAAGATCTGGCGCGGATTGCTCTGGAAAAGGGATTCCGGGCCGTAGAAAGCGGGCCGCTGGTGCGTTCCTCCTACCATGCAGAAAAACATATCGTGGGTTCGGAAAAAACGATACAAAATGTATGA
- the lysS gene encoding lysine--tRNA ligase, which produces MNYTELSEQELIRRQALEEIRKMGIDPYPAALFEVNTSIDEIRKNFSPEKNNFQDVRLAGRIMSRRIMGSASFAEIQDATGRIQLYVRREDICPPDNTALYDTLFKKLLDIGDIIGISGFTFITKTGELSVHVKELKLLAKSLRPLPVVKEKDGKVFDAFTDPELRYRQRYVDLIVNPHVREVFVRRTRLINSMREFLNKRGYLEVETPILQPLYGGAAARPFKTFHNTLEQTLYLRIANELYLKRLIVGGFDGVYEFSKDFRNEGMDRFHNPEFTQIELYVAYKDYLWMMDLVEEMIEKVAIDLHGTTQVQVGEHLIDFRRPWKRITMYDAIKEKTDINIGEMDENQLREVTRKLNIETDETMGKGKLIDAIFGELVEPFLIQPTFIMDYPIEMSPLAKKHRSKPGLVERFEAICNGKELCNAFSELNDPIDQRARFEDQLQLGKRGDQEAMVLDEDFLRALEYGMPPTAGLGIGIDRLTMIMTNQPSIQDVLFFPQMRPEKKSVADPTEKYTQAGIPEAWVPVLQKMGFVQVSMLKTLNPNKLHQDMCGYNKKNKLDLPNPKPEEVREWLGKIS; this is translated from the coding sequence ATGAATTATACCGAACTCAGCGAACAGGAACTAATTCGCCGTCAGGCTCTTGAAGAAATCAGAAAAATGGGTATTGACCCCTATCCGGCAGCCTTGTTTGAAGTCAACACAAGCATTGATGAAATCCGCAAAAACTTCAGCCCGGAAAAAAATAATTTCCAGGATGTGCGGCTTGCAGGAAGGATTATGAGCCGGCGCATCATGGGCAGCGCTTCGTTTGCGGAGATTCAGGATGCTACGGGGCGTATTCAGCTCTACGTGCGGCGTGAAGATATCTGCCCTCCTGACAATACCGCCCTGTATGATACCCTGTTCAAAAAGCTTCTCGATATAGGAGATATCATAGGAATCAGTGGGTTTACCTTTATTACCAAAACAGGAGAACTGTCGGTTCATGTTAAGGAACTGAAACTCCTCGCCAAATCACTGCGCCCGCTTCCTGTTGTCAAGGAAAAGGACGGCAAAGTTTTTGATGCATTCACCGACCCGGAACTACGGTACAGGCAGAGATACGTTGACCTGATTGTTAATCCGCATGTTCGCGAGGTTTTTGTCAGGCGAACCAGGCTCATCAATTCCATGCGCGAATTTCTGAACAAGCGGGGATACCTTGAAGTGGAGACCCCCATTCTTCAGCCGCTCTACGGAGGCGCTGCCGCCCGCCCATTCAAAACCTTTCACAATACACTGGAACAGACCCTGTATTTAAGAATTGCCAATGAGTTGTATCTCAAACGGCTTATCGTGGGCGGATTTGACGGGGTGTATGAATTTTCAAAGGACTTCCGCAACGAAGGGATGGACCGTTTTCACAACCCGGAATTTACCCAGATTGAACTGTACGTGGCCTATAAGGATTACCTGTGGATGATGGACCTGGTGGAAGAAATGATCGAAAAAGTAGCCATAGACCTCCACGGCACCACCCAGGTTCAGGTGGGAGAGCACCTGATTGACTTCAGGCGGCCATGGAAACGCATTACCATGTACGATGCCATCAAGGAAAAAACCGACATCAATATCGGAGAAATGGACGAAAACCAGTTGCGCGAGGTAACCAGAAAACTGAATATCGAAACGGACGAAACCATGGGTAAGGGAAAGCTGATCGATGCCATTTTTGGAGAACTGGTGGAACCTTTCCTTATTCAGCCAACCTTTATCATGGATTATCCCATTGAAATGTCGCCCCTGGCCAAGAAACACCGGAGCAAACCGGGGCTTGTGGAACGGTTTGAGGCCATCTGCAATGGAAAGGAACTGTGCAATGCCTTTTCTGAACTAAATGACCCGATTGACCAGCGGGCCCGCTTTGAGGACCAGCTACAACTGGGTAAACGCGGTGATCAGGAAGCCATGGTGCTCGATGAAGATTTTCTCAGAGCTCTTGAATATGGGATGCCTCCTACGGCAGGACTTGGTATCGGCATCGACCGCCTTACCATGATCATGACCAATCAGCCGTCTATCCAGGATGTTCTTTTCTTTCCCCAGATGCGGCCGGAAAAGAAGTCTGTGGCCGATCCCACGGAAAAATATACCCAAGCAGGCATACCCGAAGCATGGGTTCCTGTACTGCAGAAAATGGGCTTTGTACAGGTTTCTATGCTCAAAACCCTTAATCCCAACAAACTGCATCAGGATATGTGCGGGTACAACAAGAAAAACAAACTGGACCTGCCGAACCCAAAGCCGGAGGAAGTAAGGGAATGGCTGGGAAAAATCAGTTGA
- a CDS encoding GntR family transcriptional regulator, whose amino-acid sequence MEYEIDHKSSVPLHIQVENLLREMIKQPEYKNGKFLPNEVELAKKLGISRNTLRQATNRLTYEGLLIRKKGVGTVVADTRVNTRLNNWLSFSQEMKALGIQITNYELKTSWEEADQALADFFRIPLKKPVFKLERLRGGPERPFVYFISWFHPRVGLTGKEDFTKPLYEILEKNYATIAKLSKEEISAIVADDFLARKLQLKPGDPILKRKRYVFDPGSRPIEYNIGFYRADSFVYTVESER is encoded by the coding sequence ATGGAATATGAAATAGACCATAAGAGTTCCGTGCCACTGCATATTCAGGTAGAAAACCTGCTGCGGGAAATGATCAAGCAGCCTGAATATAAAAACGGAAAATTCCTGCCCAACGAAGTTGAACTGGCAAAAAAGCTGGGTATTTCAAGAAATACTCTGCGTCAGGCCACCAACAGGCTTACCTATGAAGGACTTCTTATCAGGAAAAAAGGCGTCGGTACCGTAGTAGCCGATACACGGGTGAATACCCGCCTGAATAACTGGTTAAGTTTTTCCCAGGAAATGAAAGCCCTCGGAATACAAATCACCAATTATGAACTAAAAACCTCATGGGAAGAAGCGGATCAGGCATTGGCCGATTTTTTCCGCATTCCGCTGAAAAAGCCTGTTTTTAAGCTGGAACGCCTGCGGGGAGGACCTGAGCGACCTTTTGTTTATTTTATCTCATGGTTTCATCCACGGGTAGGACTCACCGGAAAAGAAGATTTTACCAAACCTCTTTATGAAATCCTCGAAAAAAATTACGCAACGATAGCCAAGCTCTCAAAAGAGGAAATCAGTGCTATTGTGGCTGACGATTTTCTTGCCCGTAAACTGCAGCTTAAACCCGGTGACCCCATTTTAAAACGCAAACGCTACGTTTTTGATCCCGGAAGCAGACCTATCGAATACAACATCGGCTTTTATCGTGCCGACAGCTTTGTCTATACAGTTGAAAGCGAACGCTGA
- a CDS encoding TonB-dependent receptor: protein MKKITFLLGLLLTFSTMFAQTVTIKGRVVDENKSPLPGVSVFVEGTTIGTTTDLDGNFTLSIDRATVKYITFSFVGYNKVRQPVSEGITDYQIMLTPEITNLDEIVVIGYGTQRKSDVTVSISSVKAKDVASPSVLSLDQSLQGQAAGVVVSQSTGKPGAPVSIRIRGTTSINGLNEPLYVIDGVPIITNASDLTSGTIQGSDINPLVAINPNDIESIQILKDASATAIYGARGANGVILITTKQGTKGDMQVTFNSSVGLQQITKKLELLNARELAELGNAAVTEARKYYPDVAYNTAFALPSRFGKGTDWQDEIFRVAPMTNYQLSLRGGSDKTSYYLSGNLVEQEGIIKNSDFSKGTFRLNLDNQLSAKVRTGININLSRSVNNGVTTGVPNTLSNVVTMALLFNPGQNVYDPDQEGGYTYESNTINKVGNPVAEINETKTRITTSRVISDGYLDWKVLKNLTYKFKFGMDAFFNKEQQYIPSFIKRGQEKGKGNNVNIDGYTWLIENTLTYDLEVQKHRFNFLLGQTAQRYVSESAEIAVERFNDDRLGYYDLGAAIDKTILTGYNTWSMLSGIARVIYNYDNKYYLTASGRTDGSSKFGALHKFGFFPSVSAAWRISKEPFMQSVTAINDLKFRISAGTVGNEGIPPGSSLSLMANRPYFFGEGANAKVIGTYVYSLENQDLKWEVTTQYDAGLDLSLFESRIEFIAETYLKNTSDLLLYIPVNTSSGFQFVWANVGNLQNKGMEFSVNSVNLKEQFKWNTRFNISFNRNKVTNLDKSSTIYGNSIMNIVDWTMIREGEPIGNIYGYKSDGIIQLNEDPSSVPFFPSKIPRYGDRKYIDKNHDGKLTIDDYFKLGNTNPDFSWGFKNTFTYKNFTLDIYTQGDYGNKIVNFNRFFLESFDGFQNNSKVALQRWTETNPTNKYPRANASPHGNVMSDVIVEDGSYARLKEVTLSYTLPDKILGKLHIRSVQLALSGRNLYTLTRYSGYDPEVSIFGGSVYGKGADYGPYPMAKTYLFSLNVTF from the coding sequence ATGAAAAAAATCACTTTCCTGCTGGGTCTGCTTTTGACCTTCAGCACAATGTTCGCACAAACCGTTACCATCAAAGGAAGAGTCGTTGACGAAAACAAGTCCCCGCTTCCGGGTGTATCCGTATTTGTGGAAGGTACAACCATCGGAACAACAACTGATCTGGATGGGAACTTTACCCTTTCCATTGACAGGGCCACCGTTAAGTATATTACCTTTTCCTTTGTCGGGTACAACAAAGTCAGGCAACCTGTTTCCGAGGGCATTACAGATTATCAGATCATGCTCACGCCGGAAATCACCAATCTGGATGAAATTGTTGTAATAGGTTACGGAACTCAGCGTAAAAGCGATGTAACCGTTTCCATATCGTCGGTAAAGGCCAAGGACGTTGCCTCTCCCAGCGTGCTTTCGCTTGATCAGTCACTGCAGGGACAGGCAGCAGGTGTAGTAGTGTCACAATCGACAGGAAAACCCGGGGCACCGGTATCCATCCGCATACGAGGAACCACTTCCATTAACGGTTTGAATGAACCGTTGTATGTGATTGACGGGGTGCCTATCATTACCAATGCCTCTGATCTGACCAGCGGGACCATCCAGGGATCGGATATCAATCCGCTTGTGGCGATCAACCCGAACGACATTGAATCAATACAGATTCTCAAAGATGCTTCTGCTACGGCCATATACGGTGCCCGTGGCGCAAACGGAGTAATTCTGATAACAACCAAGCAGGGCACCAAAGGCGACATGCAGGTAACCTTTAACTCTTCGGTCGGCTTGCAGCAAATTACCAAAAAGCTGGAATTGCTCAATGCCCGGGAACTGGCAGAACTGGGAAATGCTGCCGTAACCGAAGCCCGCAAATACTACCCCGATGTAGCCTATAATACTGCCTTTGCCCTGCCAAGCCGTTTCGGGAAAGGAACCGACTGGCAGGACGAAATCTTCAGGGTTGCCCCCATGACCAATTACCAGCTTTCATTAAGAGGTGGAAGTGACAAAACCTCCTACTATCTGTCAGGCAACCTCGTAGAACAGGAAGGTATTATCAAAAACTCCGATTTTAGCAAAGGCACCTTTCGCCTGAACCTCGACAACCAGCTATCAGCAAAAGTCAGAACAGGAATCAATATCAACCTTTCGCGCAGTGTCAACAACGGAGTAACAACCGGAGTACCCAATACCCTGTCGAATGTGGTAACCATGGCTCTTCTTTTCAACCCGGGACAAAATGTTTACGATCCCGATCAGGAAGGAGGGTATACCTATGAAAGCAATACCATTAATAAAGTAGGCAATCCGGTGGCCGAAATCAACGAAACCAAAACACGTATTACCACAAGCCGCGTGATTTCTGACGGGTATCTTGACTGGAAGGTCCTGAAAAACCTGACCTACAAGTTCAAATTCGGTATGGATGCTTTCTTTAACAAAGAACAGCAGTACATCCCCAGCTTTATTAAGAGGGGACAGGAAAAAGGGAAAGGCAATAATGTCAATATTGATGGGTACACCTGGTTGATTGAGAATACGCTCACCTACGACCTGGAAGTTCAGAAACACAGGTTCAATTTCCTTCTGGGGCAAACCGCTCAGAGATACGTCTCGGAATCGGCCGAAATCGCTGTTGAGCGGTTCAATGACGACCGTCTCGGATACTACGACCTGGGAGCAGCCATTGATAAAACCATTCTCACCGGGTACAACACATGGAGTATGCTGTCAGGAATTGCCAGGGTTATATACAATTACGACAACAAATATTATCTGACCGCTTCGGGAAGAACTGACGGATCTTCGAAATTTGGTGCACTGCATAAATTTGGATTCTTCCCTTCGGTTTCTGCCGCCTGGAGAATAAGCAAAGAGCCTTTCATGCAATCAGTCACCGCCATTAATGATCTCAAATTTAGAATAAGTGCCGGAACGGTCGGTAATGAGGGGATCCCTCCGGGCAGTTCACTGAGCCTGATGGCCAACCGCCCTTACTTTTTCGGCGAAGGAGCCAATGCCAAAGTTATCGGAACCTATGTTTACTCTCTCGAAAATCAGGATCTGAAGTGGGAAGTAACAACACAGTATGATGCGGGGCTCGACCTCAGCCTTTTCGAGTCACGCATTGAATTCATCGCCGAAACCTATCTGAAAAACACCTCCGATCTTCTCCTGTATATCCCTGTAAATACTTCCTCCGGATTTCAGTTTGTTTGGGCCAATGTTGGCAACTTACAGAATAAAGGAATGGAATTTTCGGTCAACTCTGTCAATCTGAAAGAACAGTTCAAATGGAACACAAGGTTCAATATATCATTCAACCGGAATAAGGTCACCAACCTGGATAAATCGAGTACCATTTACGGAAATTCCATCATGAATATTGTTGACTGGACGATGATCCGCGAAGGAGAACCCATAGGCAATATTTACGGATACAAGTCAGATGGCATCATTCAACTGAATGAGGATCCCTCGTCTGTTCCTTTCTTCCCGTCAAAAATACCGCGGTACGGCGACAGGAAGTATATTGATAAAAATCATGACGGGAAGCTGACCATTGATGATTACTTCAAACTTGGCAATACGAATCCTGATTTTTCATGGGGTTTTAAAAACACTTTCACTTATAAGAATTTTACGCTCGACATCTACACTCAGGGAGATTACGGCAATAAGATTGTTAATTTTAACCGGTTCTTCCTTGAAAGCTTTGACGGATTCCAGAACAACTCAAAGGTAGCTTTGCAGCGATGGACAGAAACCAATCCGACCAATAAATATCCGCGGGCGAATGCCTCGCCTCACGGCAATGTTATGTCGGATGTAATTGTTGAAGACGGTTCCTATGCACGCCTGAAAGAGGTGACTCTTTCCTATACCCTTCCGGATAAAATTCTCGGAAAACTGCACATCAGAAGCGTTCAGCTTGCTCTCAGTGGCCGTAACCTGTACACCCTTACACGGTACTCAGGTTATGATCCCGAAGTCTCAATTTTCGGAGGCAGTGTTTATGGGAAAGGTGCCGATTATGGCCCATATCCTATGGCCAAAACATATCTTTTCTCACTCAACGTTACTTTTTAA